Within the Acinetobacter radioresistens DSM 6976 = NBRC 102413 = CIP 103788 genome, the region TTTATGGGTATCGTACTGGGTATATTTGTTACCCTCTCTTCGGTAGGTGCTGGCGCTTTTGGCATTATGGCATTGATTCTTATGTTCCCTAATTTGCCAATGATCCGGATTATTGGTTCCGATGTAGTTCATGCAGTATTGCTAACACTGGTTGCAGGCTTAGGCCACATGAGTTCGGGAAATGTCGATTTCACTCTATTAATGTGGTTACTGGTCGGTTCCATTCCAGCCATTATCGTTGGTACATTAATCAGCTCACGGTTACCTGAACGTATTATTCGCAAGATTCTGGGAATTACCCTGTTTGCTTTAGGTATCAACTTTATGTTGCATCCGGTTAAAGCCAAACCAGTAACTACTTCAGAAAGCGCAGTCATTAGTACTGTTGAAAAAACACACAAGATATAATTAATTCGTAAAATGAATTGCTTTTTCAGGCTTTAACAGAGTTTTTGTATAGCAATTCATCACTTAAATCATGTTATATTCAAGTAACTATAACCACTTCTGTATGAACAATCACCAGTGACGGCAATGAATACACTACAGTCTAAAACAGTATCCCCTTCAGATATCAGTGATGTAAATGTGAAAAGCATTCAACCACTTGTAACTCCTGCAACACTGAAAGAAGAACTTCCTTTAAGTGAAACGGCTTATCAAACCGTCATGAAAGGCCGTGAAACTATACGTAATATTTTAGATGGTATTGATAAACGCCTGTTTGTCGTGATTGGGCCTTGTTCAATTCATGATACGGTAGCTGCACATGAATATGCTGACCGCTTAAAAGTCTTGAGTGAAAAAGTTCAGGATACTCTTTATATCGTTATGCGTGTTTATTTTGAGAAACCACGTACTACTGTAGGCTGGAAAGGTCTGATTAATGACCCGGACATGGATGACTCCTTTAATATTGAAAAGGGTCTTCGTATTGGCCGCCAGCTGTTACTTGAACTTAATGAAAAAGGTTTACCTTGTGCAACAGAGGCCCTTGATCCGAACTCGCCACAATACTATCAAGACCTGATTTCGTGGTCTGCTATCGGTGCACGTACTACAGAAAGCCAGACCCATCGTGAAATGTCTTCCGGCTTGTCTTCACCTGTAGGTTTTAAAAATGGTACTGACGGCGGCCTGACAGTAGCTACCAATGCCATGCAGTCAGTTAAACATGGGCATAGCTTTCTGGGCCTGAATGAGAATGGCCAGGTTTCTATTATCCGTACTGCAGGTAATGCTTATGCACATGTAGTACTGCGAGGTGGTAATGGCAAGCCGAACTATGATGCTGGTGCTGTGGCTGATGCGGAAATGACTTTAGCTAAAGCCAAGGTTAGTAACAAGATTATGATTGATGCCAGTCATGCCAACTCGAACAAAGATCCGTATTTGCAACCGTTGGTTTTAAAAAATGTGACTGAGCAAATTATTGATGGGAACAAGTCAATTGTCGGTGTTATGGTCGAGAGTCATCTCAAGGGTGGCCGCCAAGATATTCCTGCGAAACTGGATGACCTTGAATATGGCAAGTCAGTCACAGACGGCTGTATAGACTGGGAAACTACCGAAAAGACCTTACTTGCCATGCATGAAGCATTAAAAGACGTTTTACCAAATCGTTAAACATTGAGACGCCATCATCATGATGGCGTTTTTTATATAGGATTTGTACCATATGAATGAACTAGAATATGCTTTAAGCCAGATCCCATATTTTGATTATGTTCATGAGCGCCTGTTTTGCTCAGGTCAGTTGACTGCAGAAAATCTCGAACAAATCAAGGCTTATGGTTGCTCGACCATTATTAATCTTGCCTCTAGTAAAGCTGAAATGGCACTTAGAAATGAAGATCAGTTGTGCCTGGACCTTGACCTCAACTATATTCACATTCCTTTAGATAATGAACGCCCTTCAGCCAATCAGGCTATTCTGGTTCTAGAGCTGATTAATCACTTGGTCTGTGAGCAGATAGTGTGGCTGCACTGTGCTGATAACCGGCAATGTAGTGTGCTCATGTACTTATATCGACAATACTTTATGAATATAGATATGCCTACAGCACAAGAGTATTTGCACAGAATCTGGGAACCCGATGATACCTGGACCGGATTAATTCATGCGGTTGCCTTACAACTTCAAGGCCGCAAAGCAACACGCGAACTGGAACAGTCACTAATGCAGGTTCGTCAGTTTGAGTAAAGTAAAAGTAAAACTGTAGCAGTCGCCAAAATGCCTTCCTGACGGCCAGTAAATCCCAGCTTCTCAGTAGTTGTAGCTTTTACACTAATTTGTGAAATATCTGCATTGAGTACCTCAGCAATGCTCTGCCGCATTTCAAGATTATATTTGGCCAGTTTCGGGCGCTCACAGGCTACGGTAATATCAGCATTACCCAGCATATAACCTTCCTTTAAAATTAAATCATATACATGCTTGAGTAATATCCGGCTATCCGCACCTTTGAATTCATCGTCAGTATCCGGAAAATGCTGTCCAATATCTCCTAGTGCCAGTGCCCCCAGTAGAGCATCAGCTAATGCATGTAAAACTACATCGCCATCTGAATGAGCTTTTAAACCATGAGTATGTGGAATCCTGACACCTGCCAGATGAACAAATTCACCCTCTTCAAATGCATGCACATCAATGCCTTGGCCGATACGGAACTGCGGTCTTAACATGACTGTTTCCTTATAAATAAATCTTAGATCAGTTGTATTTTAGCTTGTGATTTCGCTATATTACGTAAGCAAACTCTATAGCAAAAGTATAAGCGATCATGTTATTGAATACCGAGTTTCCTCACATTAAAATAATAGGATCATTATTTGTAGCGACCTGTTTATGGTCATCAATGGCCGTAGCTCAAGCGTTACAGTGTACATCTGATATTACTGCGCCTGCTTTAAAGCGTATTTGCTCAGATAAGTTCGACTCCGAACGTCAAATGCTAAATAATAAATATCTTACAGCCTACCTGATTACTGATGCTCCGGTCCGTTTACTTCAAGACACACATCTGACTTGGCTAAATCGTATGCAACAGTGTAAAAGTAATGACTGTTTTAAACAGCAGTTCGAAC harbors:
- a CDS encoding 3-deoxy-7-phosphoheptulonate synthase, whose amino-acid sequence is MNTLQSKTVSPSDISDVNVKSIQPLVTPATLKEELPLSETAYQTVMKGRETIRNILDGIDKRLFVVIGPCSIHDTVAAHEYADRLKVLSEKVQDTLYIVMRVYFEKPRTTVGWKGLINDPDMDDSFNIEKGLRIGRQLLLELNEKGLPCATEALDPNSPQYYQDLISWSAIGARTTESQTHREMSSGLSSPVGFKNGTDGGLTVATNAMQSVKHGHSFLGLNENGQVSIIRTAGNAYAHVVLRGGNGKPNYDAGAVADAEMTLAKAKVSNKIMIDASHANSNKDPYLQPLVLKNVTEQIIDGNKSIVGVMVESHLKGGRQDIPAKLDDLEYGKSVTDGCIDWETTEKTLLAMHEALKDVLPNR
- the ispF gene encoding 2-C-methyl-D-erythritol 2,4-cyclodiphosphate synthase, translating into MLRPQFRIGQGIDVHAFEEGEFVHLAGVRIPHTHGLKAHSDGDVVLHALADALLGALALGDIGQHFPDTDDEFKGADSRILLKHVYDLILKEGYMLGNADITVACERPKLAKYNLEMRQSIAEVLNADISQISVKATTTEKLGFTGRQEGILATATVLLLLYSN